One Natrinema longum genomic window, TTCGCTCCGATTTCAGACAGATGTCGGCGCTGTGGCTGACTGCGAGTCTCGGTCGCGCTGACCGCCGCGGGGGCCTTGCCGAACACGCGGAAGATCGCAACGTTCGCGTCGAATCCGACGAACGACAGGAGTACTCCGCCGACGGCGGGGACCAGCGGGACCGAATTGACGATCGTTGATCGCTCCGATGGCGTGCCTACTCTTCGTCCTCCTCACGTTCGTCGAGGAACTCGTGGGCTTCCTCGAGGATCTCTCTGGGGCCGTCCTGCGTGACGGTGTTGATCGCCTGTTCGTAATCGCGCCACTGGAGGTCGCGATGTTCGTTTGACAGTTCCGCGCTCGCCTCGAAGGACTTCGCGACGAAGAGGTGAACGGTTTTGTGGATTGTTTTCCCGTTCGCTTCGAAGACGTAGTCGTAGTCCCTGCGAAAGCCATCGAGGAGCCGGAACTGTTCGATACCTGCCTCTTCCGTTACTTCGCGGATCGCCGTCTGCTGTAGTTCTTCATCTCCTTCGACACCGCCCTTGGGAAACTCCCAGTCACCTGGGCGGCTCTTGAGTAGAAGATACTCGCGCCGGCCCCGCGTATCGCGGAAGAGGATCGCGCCTGCGCTCGTAGCTTCGACTGCCATTACGTGGGCTAACAGGTGCGACGTTAAGAGAATATCGGACTGTTCGTCCAGCGTATACTGATTCCTGGCCGGATCCCCGCCGGTCACCGGGCGATCGAGCGCCGTCGATGACCGACTGTGGACGCGATCGTCCCGTCTCAGCAGGTTTTTACGCTCCCACCGTGGACGTATGCGACAACACCAGCTATGACCTTCGTCACCCGTCTCACCCTCCAAAGCGGCGATCGAGCCGCGCTCGATGGCATCGTCGAGGACATCAAAACCAACGCGGAACGAAAGGGGGCAGCGCTGAAAGGTCCCCACTCCCACCCACCGGAGACGTTCTCGGTTCCACAGCGCTGTCGGCTCCATGCCGACGACGACCGACAGTTTTCCTCGTGGGAGTACACCGTCTTCACCCGCGAACTCGAGATCCACGGCCACGACAGCCTCGCACGCAACATCGCCGCACAGAGTTTCCCCGACTCGGTCCACATCGAGGCCGAAGTCGAACAGATCCACGGCGCGGGTCGCGGGAACTGAACTGCCGGAGACGGCCCCGCAAGCCGATCGTCTCGAGGAGAGACGGCGACAGGGCTTTTTATCGTTCCCGTCGAGGACAGGATATGACCGCAGACGACCTCGTTTCGCTGCGCCGAGACCTTCACCGGAAACCCGAACCCGCCTGGCGGGAGTTCTATACCACCGCACGGATCGTCGCGGAACTCGAGTCCCGACTCGGCGACGACCTCGCCGCCCTCCACGTCGGTCCCGACGCCATCGCGGGTGACCAGCGGATGGCCGTCCCCGACGACGCGGAACTCACCCACTGGTACGAACGGGCCCGGGAGACGGGCGTCGACGAGGCCGTCCTCGAGCGACTCGAAGGAGGGTACACGGGTGCGGTCGCCGTCCTCGAGCGCGGCGAGGGACCGACCGTCGGCCTCCGGGTCGACATCGACGCCCTGCCGCGGCCGGAGTCGGACGACCCCGCCCACTGGCCCGTCGCCGAGGGTTTTCGGTCCGAACACGAGGGTGCGATGCACGCCTGTGGCCACGACGCCCACGCGACCATCGGGATCGGCGTCCTCGAGGCCGTCGCGGACAGTGACTTCCGGGGCACGCTGAAGGTGTTCTTCCAACCCGCCGAGGAGGTCGTCGGCGGCGGCAAGTCGATGGCGGAAAGCGAGCACATCCGGGATATCGACGCCCTGCTCGCGGTCCACATCGGCCTCGATCACCCGACCGGTGAGGTCGTGGCCGGCATCGACGGCTTTCTGGCAGTCTCTCATCTCGAGGCCGAGTTCACGGGCGAGTCGGCCCACGCCGGCGGCCACCCCGAACAGGGACGAAACGCGGTGCAGGCGATGGCGACGGCCGTCCAGAACCTCTATGCCATCCCTCGGCACAACGACGGCACGACGCGGGTCAACGCGGGCGTCGTCGAGGGCGGGAGCGCCGCCAACGTCATCCCCGACGAGGCCAGAATCGTCGCCGAAGTCCGTGGCGAGACGACCGAACTGATGGAGTACATGAAGCGACGGACCCGACGGGTCCTCCGGAGCGCCGCCGAGATGCACGACTGCGAGGTCGAGATCGAGACCGGGGCCGAGGCTCCCAGCGCAACCAGCGACGCGGAACTCGTCTCGATCGTGGCCGACGTGGCAGGCGACACCGCAGGGATCGAGCGGGTGCTCGAGCGCGACGAACTCGGCGGGAGCGAGGACGCGACGTTCCTGATGAAAGAAGTACAGGAAAACGGCGGGACGGCCTGCTACGTCGGGGTCGGGACCGACCACCCCGGCGGCCACCACACCGCGACGTTCGACGTTGACGAGGCCAGCATCGGCCACGGGATCGACGTACTCGCGGGAGCAATCGAGCGAATTAGCCGTCGACACACCTGATCGAGACGTTCTCGACCGATCTCGAGCGGGAGTGGCCGGGAGCGGGCTCCGAGCAACGCGAGGAGTCCGCGACTCTACGGAAGAGCAAACTCTTCCGAACATCGCGGAAACGAAGGTTCCGCTCAACGGGGAAGGGCAGGCCGTTGCCCAGTAACCGACCGCGAGTGAGCGAAGCGAACGAGCGGGCCGACGACTGACCCGTAATGAACGAAGTGAATGGAGGGGAAGGAGGAGTGCTTTTGATCGAAATTTTACCGAGAGCGCGGCTTCGCCGCGTTCGCAGAGTAAAACTTCGTCTCTAGTACTTGGGCTCGGCTCCGGTCGTCTCGTAGACCGTCTCCATCAACTCGTCGCGCCGAGCCTGCCAGCCCGCCAGCCCCTCGGGACTGGTCGGGTAGTTCTCGTAGTGGGCGAGCAGTTCGTCGGCCCGGCGCTTGGTCTGGTAGAGGTTCCAGATGGTCCCCCAGTGACCGCGGCTCTTGACCAGCGCCTCGAGTTTGAGTTTGAGCCCGATGTCGGTACTGCCCGAGTACAGCGCCTCGGCGAGCTTGTCGCCGGGCATGGCGGCGAGCAAGCTCATCAGGTCG contains:
- a CDS encoding bis(5'-nucleosyl)-tetraphosphatase translates to MAVEATSAGAILFRDTRGRREYLLLKSRPGDWEFPKGGVEGDEELQQTAIREVTEEAGIEQFRLLDGFRRDYDYVFEANGKTIHKTVHLFVAKSFEASAELSNEHRDLQWRDYEQAINTVTQDGPREILEEAHEFLDEREEDEE
- a CDS encoding amidohydrolase translates to MTADDLVSLRRDLHRKPEPAWREFYTTARIVAELESRLGDDLAALHVGPDAIAGDQRMAVPDDAELTHWYERARETGVDEAVLERLEGGYTGAVAVLERGEGPTVGLRVDIDALPRPESDDPAHWPVAEGFRSEHEGAMHACGHDAHATIGIGVLEAVADSDFRGTLKVFFQPAEEVVGGGKSMAESEHIRDIDALLAVHIGLDHPTGEVVAGIDGFLAVSHLEAEFTGESAHAGGHPEQGRNAVQAMATAVQNLYAIPRHNDGTTRVNAGVVEGGSAANVIPDEARIVAEVRGETTELMEYMKRRTRRVLRSAAEMHDCEVEIETGAEAPSATSDAELVSIVADVAGDTAGIERVLERDELGGSEDATFLMKEVQENGGTACYVGVGTDHPGGHHTATFDVDEASIGHGIDVLAGAIERISRRHT
- a CDS encoding uS10/mL48 family ribosomal protein, which translates into the protein MTFVTRLTLQSGDRAALDGIVEDIKTNAERKGAALKGPHSHPPETFSVPQRCRLHADDDRQFSSWEYTVFTRELEIHGHDSLARNIAAQSFPDSVHIEAEVEQIHGAGRGN